ACTGTCCGTGGTTCGCTTCACTTCTGCCGCATAGTTGTCGGCGAGTCGCGTCGGTTCCGGCAACTTGTACTCGGTCGCCGTCGCCGCCACGAGGTCTGCGGCCGTCTCCGCGCTCACGCGGTGGCCAGCGCTCACGTATAGCGGATTTATCTTCATCGAGTTCGGGTACTGGCGGGTCTGGACGGCGTAACCGATGAGTTCGCCCGCAGGCGCGGTCACCGAGTCGTCAGCCTCGATGGGGACGCGAGCGCCCTCGGGGAGGCCATCGAGCGACCCGGTCGGATGCCCGCAGAGCAGACTCTTCGCCACGCCAATCGACGGCACGTCAAGGGTCACGCCGATGTGTGTGGCGATGCCCGCCTCCCGAAAGTGGATGCGCCCGCTGCCGTCGAACATGATGAGGTCGGGCGTCAGTTCCAGTTTCTCGAAGGCGTCGAGGATGGACCGCCCTTCGCGGAACGACAGGAGGCCCGGAATGTACGGGATTTCGACCGGTGAGATGGCGTACACCTTCTCGATGACCGCACCGTTTCGCATCAGGACGATGGCGCTCACTGCCGTCTCGTCGTCGAGGAACGCCTGATCTACGCCTGCAATGATGGCCGTCGTCGGGTCGATTTCAGTGTCGTCTTCGAAAATTGCGGTTGCCGCGATGTCGCGCTGGAGTTGCTCCATCTCCCCGCGCGAGAGCGACGGGTCGGGGACGAATTCGGGGTGCTTCACGCTCAGAATGGGCCGCGCCCCCGGCCAGGTCCGCGTCCACCACCGCCGCCGAACTGGAGTTGCTCTGGCGCGCTTTCACCGCGCTGTTTCAGGATGTAGCCGTAGAGGAGACCGATGCCGAGGCCCGAAAGGTGGGCGAGCTGGGCGACGCCGCCCGCGCCGATACCGAACGAGGCGGAGACGAGCGCCGAGTAGCCCGCGAACAGCGCCGTGGCAATCCACAGCGGCATCGGGATGATGAAGTACAGATAGATGCGCAGATTCGGATTCAGCACCGTCAGAACGCCCATGAGCGCAGCGATAGCGCCACTCGCGCCAACGACGCCGCCGCCGAGTGCGCCCGGCGAGGCAATAATCGTCGCCCCAATCTGTGCCAGCCCGGCGACCATCCCCGCGCCCAGGAACAGCGCGACGAACTTCGTCGAACCAACGCGGCGTTCGACGATGGGGCCAAAGAAGTACAGCACGATGCTGTTGATTGCGATGTGCGTGAAGCCGCCGTGGGAGAAGATGGAGGTAATCCACGTCCAGACGAACTCCGGATTTTGCGGCGTGAGAACGAAGACGGCCCGCCACAGCGGGGAGTTCTGGGGTGCGACGAGCAGCGGGAAGAGGGCGATTTCGATGATGAACCAGATCCACATCAGCCCGAGGAAGACGTAGGTCATGTTGCCCCGGAAATAGCCGAGTGGACCGCCGGTCCCGGTGTTCACGCCCACGCGGTCGAACACGGACTCTGAGCGCCCGCCCTCGTACCGGACGCTGTCGTCGAAGTCACTCGCGAAGATGCCCTTCGGGTCGTTCCAATTATCTAAGCCCGGACAGGCGTGGTTCTC
This sequence is a window from Haladaptatus sp. QDMS2. Protein-coding genes within it:
- a CDS encoding endonuclease V translates to MEQLQRDIAATAIFEDDTEIDPTTAIIAGVDQAFLDDETAVSAIVLMRNGAVIEKVYAISPVEIPYIPGLLSFREGRSILDAFEKLELTPDLIMFDGSGRIHFREAGIATHIGVTLDVPSIGVAKSLLCGHPTGSLDGLPEGARVPIEADDSVTAPAGELIGYAVQTRQYPNSMKINPLYVSAGHRVSAETAADLVAATATEYKLPEPTRLADNYAAEVKRTTDS
- a CDS encoding rhomboid family intramembrane serine protease → MATCDQCGRHENLPYNCRHCGGTYCSEHRLPENHACPGLDNWNDPKGIFASDFDDSVRYEGGRSESVFDRVGVNTGTGGPLGYFRGNMTYVFLGLMWIWFIIEIALFPLLVAPQNSPLWRAVFVLTPQNPEFVWTWITSIFSHGGFTHIAINSIVLYFFGPIVERRVGSTKFVALFLGAGMVAGLAQIGATIIASPGALGGGVVGASGAIAALMGVLTVLNPNLRIYLYFIIPMPLWIATALFAGYSALVSASFGIGAGGVAQLAHLSGLGIGLLYGYILKQRGESAPEQLQFGGGGGRGPGRGRGPF